One window from the genome of Rufibacter tibetensis encodes:
- a CDS encoding histidine phosphatase family protein, producing MSTSTPHIYLIRHARPLINKQGFFTKTQAQQYLQDYNEADVEEIIERSEHLPMDQIKRVFCSTLPRAKATALMLFGPDVELIEDATFKEFENRMWGLPMGKFPLKWWQVTSRVLWLLGLNQKDIESFKQAKARAAQAADHLVREAEANGLAVLVAHGFLNEFIKRSLRKQGWKVVLDGGRGYVGVTQLEKS from the coding sequence ATGTCAACCTCTACTCCGCATATTTACCTCATCCGTCACGCCCGGCCCCTCATCAACAAGCAAGGTTTTTTTACAAAAACGCAAGCCCAGCAATACCTTCAGGATTACAACGAGGCTGATGTGGAAGAAATCATTGAGCGGAGCGAACACCTGCCCATGGATCAAATAAAAAGAGTGTTCTGCAGCACCCTGCCCCGTGCGAAGGCTACTGCCCTGATGTTGTTTGGTCCTGATGTGGAACTGATAGAAGATGCCACTTTCAAAGAGTTTGAGAACCGAATGTGGGGTTTGCCCATGGGCAAGTTTCCTTTGAAATGGTGGCAGGTTACTTCCCGTGTTTTGTGGTTACTGGGCTTGAACCAGAAAGACATTGAAAGCTTTAAGCAAGCAAAGGCCCGCGCTGCTCAGGCTGCCGATCATTTAGTGCGGGAGGCTGAAGCAAATGGCTTGGCTGTGTTAGTGGCGCATGGCTTCCTGAATGAGTTCATCAAGAGGTCGCTTCGCAAGCAAGGCTGGAAGGTAGTACTAGATGGTGGCAGAGGCTACGTGGGAGTGACGCAATTAGAAAAGAGCTAA
- a CDS encoding GNAT family N-acetyltransferase, which produces MLSLQPIVETATPEFSQAWQLYEEAFPPEEQRSFAQQQSLLANAAYQFFIIRHQEEFAGLLGVWQLPESTFLEHFAVVTTLRGKGIGAGALQLLVKEKRQPIVLEVEPPLTEIAKRRISFYERLGFHLNDFEYRQPPYAAAKPWVKLQLMTYPEKVVTPDLEMIKAQLYKQVYGQAV; this is translated from the coding sequence TTGCTTTCCCTACAACCCATAGTAGAAACTGCCACGCCCGAGTTCTCTCAGGCGTGGCAGTTGTATGAAGAGGCTTTCCCACCAGAAGAGCAACGTTCCTTTGCGCAACAGCAAAGTCTGTTAGCCAATGCCGCTTATCAGTTTTTCATTATCAGGCACCAGGAAGAGTTTGCCGGATTGCTAGGTGTTTGGCAACTGCCGGAAAGTACATTTCTGGAGCATTTTGCGGTGGTAACTACGTTGCGAGGGAAAGGAATAGGAGCAGGTGCGCTGCAGTTACTGGTTAAAGAAAAAAGGCAACCTATAGTCCTGGAAGTGGAGCCGCCTTTGACAGAGATTGCCAAACGCCGGATCAGTTTTTATGAGCGGCTTGGTTTCCATTTAAATGATTTCGAATACCGGCAACCGCCTTATGCTGCTGCCAAACCATGGGTGAAGTTACAGCTCATGACGTACCCCGAAAAGGTAGTGACCCCAGATTTAGAAATGATTAAAGCTCAATTGTATAAGCAGGTGTATGGGCAAGCAGTTTAG
- a CDS encoding MarC family protein: MEILLATFSALFSVVNPFSAMPVFLTLTHDDTPTRRNEQAFKACLYMILILTVFFLAGQAVLDFFGLRIHDLRIAGGIMIMRAGLDLLNSKSDDGKKISKDVVAEGVEKEDISFTPLAMPLLSGPGSIAVVISLFTKTLTYVDMGLTILGIILLGIVSYIILLFSPRLMIFLGKAGLAALTKIMGFIVLSLGVSFIVTALLALFKPV; the protein is encoded by the coding sequence ATGGAAATCTTACTCGCTACTTTCTCCGCTTTATTCTCAGTGGTGAATCCGTTTAGCGCCATGCCGGTGTTCCTGACGCTCACCCATGATGACACGCCCACGCGCCGCAACGAACAAGCCTTTAAAGCTTGTCTGTACATGATTTTGATTTTAACCGTGTTCTTTCTGGCCGGGCAGGCGGTGCTGGACTTTTTCGGCCTCCGAATCCATGATCTACGTATTGCGGGCGGCATTATGATCATGCGCGCCGGCCTGGACCTGCTCAATTCTAAATCTGATGACGGCAAGAAAATATCCAAAGACGTAGTGGCCGAAGGGGTGGAGAAAGAAGATATCTCGTTCACGCCACTGGCCATGCCCTTGCTATCTGGCCCTGGGTCCATTGCTGTTGTTATCAGCCTTTTTACCAAAACGCTTACCTATGTAGACATGGGCCTCACCATCCTGGGCATCATCCTGCTGGGAATAGTGAGTTACATCATCCTGCTTTTCTCGCCTCGTCTGATGATTTTCCTGGGCAAAGCCGGCTTAGCCGCCCTCACCAAAATCATGGGCTTCATTGTATTGTCACTAGGGGTAAGCTTCATTGTGACAGCTTTGCTGGCCTTGTTCAAGCCTGTATAA
- a CDS encoding PQQ-dependent sugar dehydrogenase, protein MKILLRLSVFTLVPLLFSGCYKLKGSYGGPKTFEPQPRAIQANDVALPSGYTIEPVASGLNYPTGITFDDQGTAYITESGYAYGEVWLPPKLLRLNPDGSTTQIAAGDKNGPWTGATYHDGFFFVSEGGQLEGGRILKISRDGQITRLVEGLPSYGDHHTDAPVIGKDGYLYFGQGTATNSGVVGTDNYHYGWLKRHPSFHDIPCKDVILNGQNFTTYNPLNENDKDEASTGAFLPFGTPSTPNQTIKGALPCSGAIMRVSLQGGPLELVAWGLRNPYGLAFSPNGQLYVTDNGYDTRGSRPGYGAGDVLWTVQTGQWYGWPDFANGQPMASDDYKTPHDDPKFLLAKHPGTPPKPAAILGVHSSSNGLDFSRTTSFGHVGEAFIAQFGDMTPNVGHTYGPVGFKVVRVNPTSGVIEDFAVNKSKMNGPASLMKNGGLERPIAVKFNPSGNALYVVDFGVMPMTEEGPAPKQQTGVIWKITKTAAR, encoded by the coding sequence ATGAAAATACTTCTCCGCTTATCTGTATTTACCTTAGTGCCTCTTCTTTTTTCCGGATGTTACAAACTTAAGGGAAGCTACGGTGGTCCTAAGACTTTTGAACCGCAACCGCGGGCGATACAAGCCAATGACGTGGCTTTGCCCTCCGGGTACACCATTGAGCCAGTCGCATCAGGCTTGAATTACCCCACTGGTATCACCTTTGACGATCAAGGTACTGCCTACATCACTGAATCTGGCTATGCCTACGGCGAAGTCTGGCTACCTCCCAAGTTGCTGCGCCTGAACCCCGACGGCTCCACTACCCAGATTGCGGCTGGTGATAAAAATGGTCCCTGGACCGGTGCCACCTACCACGATGGCTTTTTCTTCGTCTCAGAAGGAGGGCAGCTGGAGGGCGGGCGCATTCTGAAAATCTCTAGGGATGGCCAGATTACCCGCTTGGTGGAAGGGCTGCCCAGTTATGGCGACCACCACACCGATGCCCCAGTTATTGGTAAGGACGGCTACCTGTACTTCGGCCAGGGAACGGCCACTAACTCAGGAGTTGTAGGCACCGATAATTACCACTACGGCTGGCTTAAACGACACCCTTCTTTTCATGATATTCCCTGCAAAGACGTCATCTTAAACGGGCAGAATTTTACTACTTACAACCCCCTCAATGAAAACGACAAGGACGAAGCCTCTACAGGAGCTTTCCTGCCATTTGGGACGCCCAGTACCCCAAACCAGACCATCAAAGGAGCCTTGCCTTGTTCTGGAGCTATCATGCGGGTGTCGTTGCAGGGTGGACCTTTGGAGTTAGTGGCCTGGGGGCTGCGTAATCCTTACGGACTGGCCTTTTCTCCAAACGGTCAGCTATATGTCACGGATAACGGGTATGACACCCGGGGCAGTAGGCCAGGGTACGGCGCCGGCGATGTGCTGTGGACGGTCCAAACGGGGCAATGGTATGGTTGGCCAGATTTCGCAAACGGTCAGCCCATGGCTTCTGATGACTACAAAACTCCGCATGATGACCCAAAATTCCTGCTGGCCAAACACCCCGGCACGCCGCCTAAACCCGCGGCTATTCTGGGGGTGCATTCCTCTTCCAACGGACTGGATTTCTCCCGTACTACCAGCTTCGGCCACGTAGGCGAAGCGTTTATTGCCCAGTTCGGCGATATGACCCCTAATGTAGGCCACACTTACGGGCCAGTTGGTTTCAAAGTGGTTCGGGTAAACCCCACGAGCGGCGTCATTGAGGACTTTGCCGTAAACAAAAGCAAAATGAACGGACCTGCCTCCCTCATGAAAAACGGAGGACTGGAGAGACCCATCGCCGTGAAATTTAACCCTTCGGGAAATGCCTTATACGTGGTTGATTTTGGGGTCATGCCTATGACTGAGGAAGGCCCCGCGCCTAAACAGCAGACCGGGGTAATTTGGAAAATAACTAAAACCGCTGCCCGATGA
- the purE gene encoding 5-(carboxyamino)imidazole ribonucleotide mutase: protein MSQSPEQNNALVGIIMGSQSDLKVMSGAADILEQLNIPFEVTIVSAHRTPHRMLEYAEGARKKGLKVIIAGAGGAAHLPGMVAALTTLPVIGVPVKSSNSIDGWDSILSILQMPSGVPVATVALNGATNAGLLAAQILGSTNAVVADALEKHRTTQRDKVMRSVEQLRRGDIEMD, encoded by the coding sequence ATGAGCCAATCTCCTGAGCAAAATAATGCCCTCGTAGGCATTATCATGGGCAGCCAGTCAGACCTGAAAGTGATGTCTGGTGCTGCCGATATCCTGGAACAACTGAACATTCCCTTTGAAGTAACCATCGTTTCAGCCCACCGCACGCCCCACCGCATGTTAGAATATGCTGAAGGTGCCCGCAAGAAAGGCTTGAAAGTGATTATTGCCGGCGCAGGCGGAGCCGCCCATTTGCCTGGTATGGTGGCAGCCCTTACTACCTTGCCGGTGATTGGGGTACCGGTAAAATCCAGCAACTCCATTGATGGTTGGGATTCCATTTTGTCTATTCTACAGATGCCTTCCGGGGTGCCTGTAGCCACCGTAGCTTTAAACGGAGCTACCAACGCTGGTTTGCTCGCCGCCCAGATTCTGGGAAGCACCAACGCCGTAGTAGCCGATGCCTTGGAGAAACATCGCACCACGCAACGCGATAAAGTGATGCGCTCGGTAGAGCAACTCCGCCGCGGAGACATTGAAATGGACTAG
- a CDS encoding transmembrane 220 family protein, whose translation MKLRGLLLLVFAVLFILFAFVQLNDPDPGVWVAVYLSAAILCFLAFKRKLFRWVYALAFLGYAIAAFLLWPPIYQGIFFDMSRSPAIEEARESLGLTICALVMVYCFLLEWRYRD comes from the coding sequence ATGAAATTACGCGGCTTGCTTCTCCTTGTATTTGCAGTGCTGTTCATCCTGTTTGCCTTTGTGCAATTGAACGATCCTGATCCAGGTGTTTGGGTGGCAGTTTACCTGTCGGCAGCAATACTTTGCTTTCTAGCCTTCAAGCGGAAGTTATTCAGATGGGTCTATGCACTGGCTTTTCTGGGGTATGCGATTGCCGCTTTCTTGCTTTGGCCTCCTATCTACCAAGGCATTTTTTTTGACATGAGCCGCTCCCCTGCCATTGAGGAAGCCCGTGAATCATTGGGGCTCACCATTTGCGCGCTGGTGATGGTCTATTGCTTTCTCCTGGAATGGAGATATAGGGACTAG
- a CDS encoding c-type cytochrome: MKQLLTIRNNAWKMLWLLPVLVLSSCGTARRSEPIMGPLTLQTQQLENGRQVFMQNCQRCHPLGEAGLGPSLNNIPLPGAALRFRVRSKAFFLGIGRMPSFKKHEISREQMDELVVYLKALRRHKRSEAVAAQ, translated from the coding sequence ATGAAACAGCTTTTAACAATCCGTAATAATGCCTGGAAGATGCTGTGGCTACTTCCGGTATTGGTTCTCAGCAGTTGCGGCACAGCCCGGCGCAGTGAACCTATCATGGGACCTCTGACTCTGCAAACACAGCAACTGGAAAACGGCCGTCAGGTATTTATGCAAAACTGCCAGCGCTGCCATCCTTTGGGAGAAGCGGGGTTAGGACCTTCTCTCAACAATATTCCGCTGCCCGGCGCAGCCCTTCGGTTCAGGGTACGCAGCAAAGCCTTTTTCCTAGGCATTGGGCGAATGCCATCCTTCAAAAAGCACGAGATTTCCAGAGAGCAGATGGATGAACTGGTGGTGTATCTAAAAGCCCTCCGGCGGCACAAAAGATCTGAGGCCGTGGCTGCCCAGTAA
- a CDS encoding porin family protein — protein sequence MKGKASLYSYRDAETKDRFYLLHGDSLQELISYSQAEIVNGKRVLVPYNLFRGTLNQAFIGCPNEVAGTKNLPFSQKALIEIVARYNQCSAPASLTYVETPKKAVISWGVAGGGATSSLTVKGGPTLPKENETYSSSMGPAFGLFVNTTLPWINPKMSLQGEILYTRHQYSKSLSEQQNTFRKDYEVFFDLPYLRIPLLLRYTLPFKKIKPFVNAGIINSYAFNYKQEITTTSSSSVQENTSVKKEPFMEDFRNYAQSYAVGGGVLFPAWTNHQFSLEGRFERGNGFSRYTGISSTTSQVYLLLSLTL from the coding sequence GTGAAAGGAAAAGCAAGTCTCTACTCTTACCGTGACGCTGAAACCAAAGATCGTTTCTATCTTCTGCATGGAGACTCTTTACAGGAACTCATTTCTTATTCCCAGGCTGAGATAGTTAATGGTAAGAGGGTTCTGGTTCCTTATAACCTGTTTAGGGGAACATTAAACCAAGCTTTCATCGGTTGTCCTAATGAGGTTGCAGGCACTAAAAACCTCCCTTTCTCGCAAAAAGCCCTTATTGAGATAGTAGCCCGTTATAACCAATGCAGCGCACCGGCCAGCTTAACGTACGTGGAAACTCCAAAGAAAGCAGTTATCTCCTGGGGTGTTGCCGGTGGCGGAGCCACTTCCAGCTTAACGGTGAAGGGAGGCCCTACCCTTCCTAAAGAGAATGAAACCTATTCATCTTCCATGGGTCCTGCCTTCGGGTTATTTGTAAACACAACCCTGCCTTGGATAAACCCTAAGATGTCTTTGCAAGGCGAGATTTTATATACCCGTCACCAATACTCCAAAAGTTTAAGCGAGCAACAAAACACTTTCAGGAAAGATTATGAGGTATTTTTTGATCTGCCTTATTTAAGAATCCCCCTTCTTTTGAGATATACTTTGCCCTTCAAAAAGATTAAGCCTTTTGTGAATGCAGGAATTATCAACTCTTACGCTTTCAACTACAAGCAAGAAATAACCACCACCAGTTCTTCCAGTGTACAGGAAAACACTTCTGTCAAGAAAGAACCTTTTATGGAGGACTTCAGGAATTACGCCCAGAGTTATGCTGTGGGAGGCGGTGTGCTTTTCCCGGCCTGGACCAACCACCAGTTCTCATTAGAAGGTAGGTTTGAAAGAGGGAATGGCTTCTCCAGATATACAGGAATCAGCTCCACCACAAGTCAGGTGTACCTGTTGCTGAGCTTGACATTGTAA
- a CDS encoding 5-(carboxyamino)imidazole ribonucleotide synthase, translating to MNAIKLGILGGGQLGRMLLQAGLDFNLYTLVLDPDEHAPCRHLCEEFVHGDFKDYDTVYAFGKRCTHVTIEIEHVNVDALFALEKDGIQVYPKPASLQTIQDKGLQKEFFQKNNIPTSDFRLLQDAAELEANVDFLPAFQKLRRGGYDGNGVTRLSSANDFHKAFQAPTVLEKLVEFETEISVICARNVQGEVKAFPVVEQVMHPEHNLVDYLLAPAQIAYKLQRMAIEIATHVTTGLDIVGLLAVEMFVTRDGQILVNEVAPRPHNSGHHTMKANATSQFEQHLRAILGLPLGDAEPHCPAVLVNLLGEAGHSGEAVYEGLETTLQEPGVHIHLYGKKFTRPFRKMGHLTVLAPTIEEVKQKADTIKNRLKIIA from the coding sequence ATGAATGCAATTAAATTAGGCATATTGGGTGGCGGACAGCTTGGTCGCATGTTGCTGCAGGCAGGCCTTGATTTCAATCTCTACACACTGGTCCTGGACCCCGATGAACATGCTCCGTGCCGTCACCTCTGCGAAGAGTTTGTGCATGGTGACTTTAAAGACTATGACACCGTTTACGCCTTCGGGAAACGGTGTACGCACGTGACCATAGAAATTGAGCACGTAAACGTAGATGCCCTTTTTGCGCTAGAGAAAGATGGAATTCAGGTGTACCCAAAGCCCGCTTCTCTCCAGACTATCCAGGACAAAGGCCTGCAAAAGGAGTTTTTTCAAAAGAATAACATTCCTACTTCAGATTTCAGGTTGCTGCAAGATGCTGCCGAGTTGGAGGCGAACGTAGATTTTCTGCCTGCCTTCCAGAAACTTCGCCGCGGCGGGTATGATGGCAACGGCGTAACCCGACTTTCTTCTGCGAATGATTTCCATAAAGCATTTCAAGCGCCTACGGTATTGGAAAAGTTGGTGGAGTTTGAGACTGAGATATCGGTTATCTGTGCCAGAAACGTGCAGGGTGAGGTGAAAGCGTTCCCGGTGGTGGAGCAAGTCATGCACCCAGAACACAACCTGGTAGATTACCTGTTGGCACCAGCTCAGATTGCCTACAAACTGCAACGCATGGCCATTGAAATTGCTACCCATGTAACCACTGGTCTGGACATTGTGGGGTTGTTGGCGGTAGAGATGTTTGTCACCCGTGACGGACAGATTTTGGTAAATGAGGTAGCGCCACGTCCGCATAACAGTGGCCATCATACCATGAAAGCAAACGCTACTTCTCAATTTGAGCAGCATTTACGTGCTATCCTGGGCTTGCCTTTAGGCGATGCCGAGCCGCATTGCCCAGCCGTGCTGGTAAACCTTCTGGGGGAGGCAGGCCATTCTGGTGAGGCGGTGTATGAAGGTTTGGAGACTACGCTTCAGGAGCCCGGCGTGCACATCCATTTGTACGGAAAGAAGTTTACGCGTCCTTTTCGGAAAATGGGCCATTTAACCGTACTGGCTCCTACCATTGAAGAAGTAAAACAAAAAGCAGATACCATCAAAAACCGCTTAAAAATCATTGCATGA